From a single Brassica oleracea var. oleracea cultivar TO1000 chromosome C5, BOL, whole genome shotgun sequence genomic region:
- the LOC106293670 gene encoding protein RALF-like 1, producing MAKSFSLFPTVMIVSIFLIISSPLIQAGFTDDLKGLEWSSTGVHGSSGCHGSIADCIGTEEEEMDSEINRRILATTKYISYQALKRNSVPCSRRGASYYNCQNGAQANPYSRGCSAIARCRS from the coding sequence ATGGCCAAGTCTTTTTCTCTGTTCCCAACCGTTATGATAGTCAGCATCTTCTTAATCATCTCTTCACCTCTGATCCAAGCCGGCTTCACCGATGACCTCAAGGGTCTAGAATGGTCCTCGACGGGAGTCCATGGCTCCTCAGGCTGCCACGGTTCAATAGCAGATTGTATCGGAACAGAGGAAGAGGAGATGGACTCAGAGATCAACAGAAGAATATTGGCGACAACAAAGTACATAAGCTATCAAGCTTTGAAGCGGAACAGTGTCCCTTGTTCGAGAAGAGGGGCGTCTTATTACAATTGCCAGAACGGAGCTCAGGCTAATCCTTATAGTCGTGGTTGCAGTGCTATTGCTCGTTGTAGGAGTTAG
- the LOC106293419 gene encoding glutathione S-transferase F6-like produces the protein MAGIKVFGHPASTATRRVLIALHEKKLDFELVHIDLKDGEHKKEPFLSRNPFGKIPAFEDGDFKLFESRAITQYIAHEYADKGNQLLSPGSKNMAILAMGMEIEAHEFDSVASKLGWEQIFKNFFGLTTDQAVVKEEEVKLGRVLDNYEARLGESKYLACDHFTLVDLHHIPVIQYLLGTPTKKLFDERPHVRAWVADITSRPSSQKILL, from the exons ATGGCAGGAATCAAAGTTTTTGGCCACCCTGCTTCTACAGCCACGAGACGAGTTCTCATCGCTCTGCACGAGAAAAAACTCGACTTCGAGCTTGTTCATATCGACCTCAAAGATGGTGAACACAAGAAAGAGCCTTTCCTCTCCCGCAAC CCTTTTGGTAAAATTCCAGCCTTTGAAGATGGAGACTTCAAGCTTTTCG AATCAAGAGCAATTACTCAATACATAGCTCATGAATACGCGGACAAAGGAAACCAACTTCTCTCGCCTGGCTCCAAGAACATGGCAATCTTGGCCATGGGGATGGAAATAGAAGCTCATGAGTTTGACTCAGTTGCTTCAAAGCTTGGTTGGGAACAAATCTTCAAGAACTTCTTTGGTTTGACCACAGACCAAGCTGTTGTTAAAGAAGAAGAGGTTAAGTTAGGCAGAGTGCTTGACAACTACGAAGCTAGGCTTGGTGAGTCTAAGTATTTGGCTTGTGATCACTTCACTTTGGTCGATCTTCACCATATCCCTGTGATTCAGTACTTGCTTGGTACTCCAACTAAGAAGCTCTTTGATGAGCGTCCACATGTCAGAGCTTGGGTTGCTGACATCACTTCTAGGCCTTCTTCTCAGAAGATCCTCCTTTGA
- the LOC106294072 gene encoding glutathione S-transferase F5-like isoform X1 — MSFSRLLVTLSLMMMMSISNEPFALAHKEVAEYKIYGFPYSASTWRVLAVLHEKGLSYYPITVNLRTGEQKKPSFLSINPFGQVPVLLDGHLKLTESRAISLYIENTHRSRGSKLLNHKNYKKMGIETMWMYIESFEFDPPATTLTFEQAIKPMTGLKTDYKVVNETEPQLEKVLDIYEERLKISRFLAGNRFTLADLFHLPNIEYLMNTTTKRLFENRPNVHRWVAKIMARPAWRKACDANAWYNEMEN, encoded by the exons ATGAGTTTCTCTAGATTGTTGGTAACGCTTTCTCTCATGATGATGATGTCCATTTCTAATGAACCATTCGCATTAGCTCACAAAGAAG TTGCAGAGTACAAGATATATGGCTTTCCTTACTCCGCCAGCACTTGGCGCGTCTTGGCTGTTCTACATGAGAAAGGTCTCTCTTACTATCCCATCACCGTTAACTTGAGAACCGGCGAGCAGAAGAAGCCAAGTTTTCTCTCTATTAAT CCATTTGGTCAAGTCCCAGTTTTACTAGACGGACATCTAAAGTTAACTG AATCCCGAGCCATATCACTATACATCGAGAATACTCATAGATCAAGAGGCTCAAAACTCCTGAATCACAAAAACTACAAGAAAATGGGAATAGAAACAATGTGGATGTATATCGAATCTTTTGAGTTCGATCCACCCGCAACGACACTCACTTTCGAGCAAGCCATCAAGCCTATGACAGGTCTAAAGACGGACTATAAAGTTGTAAATGAAACCGAGCCGCAGCTAGAGAAGGTTCTAGATATCTACGAAGAACGACTGAAAATTTCGAGGTTCTTGGCTGGTAACAGATTCACATTAGCTGATCTTTTTCATCTTCCTAATATAGAGTACCTTATGAACACAACTACAAAGAGACTGTTCGAGAACCGGCCTAACGTACACAGGTGGGTGGCTAAGATTATGGCTAGACCGGCTTGGAGGAAAGCTTGTGACGCCAACGCCTGGTACAATGAGATGGAGAATTAA
- the LOC106294072 gene encoding glutathione S-transferase F5-like isoform X2: MSFSRLLVTLSLMMMMSISNEPFALAHKEEYKIYGFPYSASTWRVLAVLHEKGLSYYPITVNLRTGEQKKPSFLSINPFGQVPVLLDGHLKLTESRAISLYIENTHRSRGSKLLNHKNYKKMGIETMWMYIESFEFDPPATTLTFEQAIKPMTGLKTDYKVVNETEPQLEKVLDIYEERLKISRFLAGNRFTLADLFHLPNIEYLMNTTTKRLFENRPNVHRWVAKIMARPAWRKACDANAWYNEMEN, translated from the exons ATGAGTTTCTCTAGATTGTTGGTAACGCTTTCTCTCATGATGATGATGTCCATTTCTAATGAACCATTCGCATTAGCTCACAAAGAAG AGTACAAGATATATGGCTTTCCTTACTCCGCCAGCACTTGGCGCGTCTTGGCTGTTCTACATGAGAAAGGTCTCTCTTACTATCCCATCACCGTTAACTTGAGAACCGGCGAGCAGAAGAAGCCAAGTTTTCTCTCTATTAAT CCATTTGGTCAAGTCCCAGTTTTACTAGACGGACATCTAAAGTTAACTG AATCCCGAGCCATATCACTATACATCGAGAATACTCATAGATCAAGAGGCTCAAAACTCCTGAATCACAAAAACTACAAGAAAATGGGAATAGAAACAATGTGGATGTATATCGAATCTTTTGAGTTCGATCCACCCGCAACGACACTCACTTTCGAGCAAGCCATCAAGCCTATGACAGGTCTAAAGACGGACTATAAAGTTGTAAATGAAACCGAGCCGCAGCTAGAGAAGGTTCTAGATATCTACGAAGAACGACTGAAAATTTCGAGGTTCTTGGCTGGTAACAGATTCACATTAGCTGATCTTTTTCATCTTCCTAATATAGAGTACCTTATGAACACAACTACAAAGAGACTGTTCGAGAACCGGCCTAACGTACACAGGTGGGTGGCTAAGATTATGGCTAGACCGGCTTGGAGGAAAGCTTGTGACGCCAACGCCTGGTACAATGAGATGGAGAATTAA
- the LOC106292707 gene encoding glutathione S-transferase F4 isoform X2 — MSNTSHPFMDCLKMVFNLFPNWKRATEVKKLGYKLHGNPFSTNTRRVLAVLLEKGLSYEPITVDLKTGEHKKDSFLGLNPFGQVPVLEDGNLTLCESRAITQYIAYVHSSRGTQLLNLQSHETMAILTMWMEIEAHQFDPLASKLTWELVIKPLYGLETDHMVVKENEAGLEKVLDVYEKRLGDSRFLACNTFTLVDLHHLPNIQFLLGTPTKRLFENRPKVRNWVHEITSREAWKMACDPEKSWFGNQGK, encoded by the exons ATGAGCAATACAAGTCATCCCTTCATGGACTGCTTAAAAATGGTGTTCAATCTATTCCCAAATTGGAAGCGTGCGACAGAAGTTAAAAAGCTAG GTTACAAGCTTCATGGTAATCCTTTCTCCACCAACACAAGGCGTGTTCTCGCTGTTCTTCTTGAGAAAGGGCTCTCTTACGAGCCGATTACCGTCGATTTGAAAACCGGTGAACACAAAAAGGATTCTTTCCTCGGTCTCAAT CCTTTTGGTCAAGTCCCAGTTCTTGAAGATGGTAACCTTACGCTCTGTG AGTCTCGAGCCATCACTCAATACATCGCATATGTTCATAGCTCAAGAGGTACACAACTTCTGAATCTTCAAAGCCACGAGACAATGGCAATACTAACAATGTGGATGGAAATCGAAGCTCACCAGTTTGATCCACTCGCATCGAAACTCACTTGGGAGCTAGTCATTAAGCCTCTGTACGGTCTAGAGACTGACCACATGGTTGTCAAAGAAAACGAGGCTGGTCTAGAGAAGGTTCTAGATGTCTACGAGAAACGACTTGGAGATTCTAGATTCTTGGCTTGTAATACCTTTACTTTGGTTGATCTTCATCACTTACCCAATATACAATTCCTTCTGGGAACCCCAACGAAGAGATTGTTCGAAAATCGACCTAAAGTGCGCAATTGGGTGCATGAGATTACGAGTAGAGAGGCTTGGAAAATGGCTTGTGATCCAGAAAAGTCTTGGTTTGGTAATCAGGGGAAATAA
- the LOC106292707 gene encoding glutathione S-transferase F4 isoform X1, with protein MSNTSHPFMDCLKMVFNLFPNWKRATEVKKLVAGYKLHGNPFSTNTRRVLAVLLEKGLSYEPITVDLKTGEHKKDSFLGLNPFGQVPVLEDGNLTLCESRAITQYIAYVHSSRGTQLLNLQSHETMAILTMWMEIEAHQFDPLASKLTWELVIKPLYGLETDHMVVKENEAGLEKVLDVYEKRLGDSRFLACNTFTLVDLHHLPNIQFLLGTPTKRLFENRPKVRNWVHEITSREAWKMACDPEKSWFGNQGK; from the exons ATGAGCAATACAAGTCATCCCTTCATGGACTGCTTAAAAATGGTGTTCAATCTATTCCCAAATTGGAAGCGTGCGACAGAAGTTAAAAAGCTAG TTGCAGGTTACAAGCTTCATGGTAATCCTTTCTCCACCAACACAAGGCGTGTTCTCGCTGTTCTTCTTGAGAAAGGGCTCTCTTACGAGCCGATTACCGTCGATTTGAAAACCGGTGAACACAAAAAGGATTCTTTCCTCGGTCTCAAT CCTTTTGGTCAAGTCCCAGTTCTTGAAGATGGTAACCTTACGCTCTGTG AGTCTCGAGCCATCACTCAATACATCGCATATGTTCATAGCTCAAGAGGTACACAACTTCTGAATCTTCAAAGCCACGAGACAATGGCAATACTAACAATGTGGATGGAAATCGAAGCTCACCAGTTTGATCCACTCGCATCGAAACTCACTTGGGAGCTAGTCATTAAGCCTCTGTACGGTCTAGAGACTGACCACATGGTTGTCAAAGAAAACGAGGCTGGTCTAGAGAAGGTTCTAGATGTCTACGAGAAACGACTTGGAGATTCTAGATTCTTGGCTTGTAATACCTTTACTTTGGTTGATCTTCATCACTTACCCAATATACAATTCCTTCTGGGAACCCCAACGAAGAGATTGTTCGAAAATCGACCTAAAGTGCGCAATTGGGTGCATGAGATTACGAGTAGAGAGGCTTGGAAAATGGCTTGTGATCCAGAAAAGTCTTGGTTTGGTAATCAGGGGAAATAA